The stretch of DNA TCCGGCGTCGGGCACCGACCTGTATATGGCGCATTTCATGGGCCTCGGCGGCGCGACCAAGTTCCTCAAGACGATGCAGGCGAACCCGCAGGCGAGTGGTGCTGCACTGTTCCCCGCCGCCGCGCGCGCGAACCACAATGTCTTCTACGATAAGAACAACCAGCCGCGCACGCTGTCGGCGATCTACGACCGCTTCGGCGACAAGCTCGGCGGCGCGGCGGCGGGCGCGAGTGCGACCGCGAGCGCCACCAGCTACGCGTCGCAGGCACTCGACATGGATGGCAGCACGGTCGTCACCGGCAGCAACGAAAGCGCCGACGACGCGCTCGCCTGGGCTACTACGGCGATGAACAGGTTCACCGGCAATACGACGCAGGCCGCCGCCAGCATCCTACGCCCGACGCCCGACACCGCGCGACTCGCCTATATGATGCTCGCACGGCTCGGCGGCTAAGCGATGAACCGCCTCCTCTCCAACGCGCGCGCGTCGGTCCTGCCGCTCGCGATCCTGATGCTCGTGCTCGTCATGGTCGTGCCGATCCCGGCGTTCATGCTCGACATCTTCTTCGTCGCCAACATCGCGATCAGCCTCGCTGTGCTGATGGTCGCCTTGAACGCGCAGAAGCCGCTCGACTTCTCCGCCTTCCCGACCGTGCTGCTGTTCGCGACGCTGTTCCGCCTCGGCCTCAACGTCGCCTCGACCCGCATCGTGCTGGTCCACGGCCATGAAGGCGAGAGCGCGGCGGGCCACGTCATCGAAGCGTTCGGCACGTTCCTGATCGGCGGCGACTACGTCGTCGGCATCTTCGTCTTCGCGATCCTGATGATCATCAACATGATCGTCGTCACCAAGGGCGCCGGCCGCGTCTCCGAGGTCAGCGCGCGCTTCACGCTCGACGCGCTGCCGGGCAAGCAGATGGCGATCGACGCCGAT from Sphingomonas sp. HMP9 encodes:
- a CDS encoding lytic transglycosylase domain-containing protein; the encoded protein is MTVNSITTGRIQSAIALASSKTGVDFDYLLGQAKLESGLNANAKAGTSSASGLYQFIEQSWLSVVKKHGAEHGMAWAANSIGQSASGKLSVGDAGTKAAILALRNDPGAASLMAAEYASDNKASLEGSLNRPASGTDLYMAHFMGLGGATKFLKTMQANPQASGAALFPAAARANHNVFYDKNNQPRTLSAIYDRFGDKLGGAAAGASATASATSYASQALDMDGSTVVTGSNESADDALAWATTAMNRFTGNTTQAAASILRPTPDTARLAYMMLARLGG